A DNA window from Undibacterium sp. YM2 contains the following coding sequences:
- the fumC gene encoding class II fumarate hydratase, whose translation MKTDTTVAQRTERDTFGDIAVPAAALWGAQTQRSLHHFAISTETMPPELVLALARVKRSAAQVNSDLGLLDAKVAEAIAQAVEEVLTGTHAAEFPLSVWQTGSGTQSNMNMNEVLANRASEFLGGTRGMSRVVHPNDHVNMGQSSNDVFPTAMHVAASIAVISQVLPSLAKLRTTLDAKAKEFADIIKIGRTHLQDATPLTLGQEISGWVAQLDYAERAIRHTLPALQELAIGGTAVGTGLNTHADFGKLVAASLTLDTGIAFDAAPNRFAALAGHDAMVSSHGALKTLATALMKIANDIRWLASGPRSGLGELQIPENEPGSSIMPGKVNPTQCEAVTMLCCQIMGNDVALSIGGASGNFELNVFKPLIVHNFLQSCRLLADGMASLEEHCARGMQANRTRIKELLDNSLMLVTALNPYIGYDRAAAIAKHAHAKGTTLREAALALGYVTAEEFDGWVRPEDMV comes from the coding sequence ATGAAAACCGATACTACTGTCGCGCAAAGAACAGAGCGCGATACCTTTGGCGACATCGCCGTCCCCGCAGCCGCCTTGTGGGGCGCGCAAACCCAGCGTTCACTGCATCACTTTGCCATCTCCACAGAAACCATGCCGCCAGAACTGGTGCTGGCCCTGGCACGCGTCAAGCGCAGCGCTGCCCAGGTCAACAGTGACCTCGGCCTGCTTGATGCCAAAGTGGCAGAAGCGATTGCCCAGGCGGTGGAAGAAGTGCTGACGGGCACGCATGCAGCAGAATTCCCGCTGTCAGTATGGCAAACCGGTTCTGGCACGCAAAGCAATATGAACATGAACGAAGTGCTGGCCAACCGTGCCTCTGAATTTTTGGGCGGCACGCGCGGCATGAGCCGGGTCGTACACCCAAATGACCATGTCAACATGGGCCAGTCATCGAATGATGTCTTCCCTACCGCCATGCATGTGGCGGCCAGCATTGCCGTCATCAGCCAGGTATTGCCATCGCTCGCCAAACTGCGCACCACGCTGGATGCCAAGGCCAAAGAATTTGCCGACATCATCAAGATAGGCCGCACCCATTTACAAGATGCCACACCACTGACACTGGGCCAGGAAATATCTGGCTGGGTCGCGCAACTTGATTATGCAGAGCGCGCTATACGCCACACCCTGCCCGCCCTGCAAGAGCTGGCCATCGGCGGCACGGCAGTTGGCACTGGTCTCAACACCCATGCAGATTTTGGCAAACTGGTTGCGGCCAGCCTGACTCTCGATACCGGCATTGCCTTTGACGCAGCCCCCAACCGCTTTGCCGCACTGGCCGGGCATGATGCCATGGTCAGCAGCCATGGTGCACTCAAGACCCTGGCCACCGCACTGATGAAGATTGCCAACGACATACGCTGGCTGGCATCCGGCCCGCGTTCTGGCCTCGGTGAATTACAGATACCAGAAAACGAACCAGGTTCATCCATCATGCCGGGCAAGGTCAACCCCACCCAGTGCGAAGCAGTGACCATGTTGTGCTGCCAGATCATGGGCAATGATGTGGCACTGAGCATAGGCGGTGCCTCCGGCAATTTTGAACTGAATGTTTTCAAACCACTCATCGTCCATAACTTCCTGCAAAGCTGCCGCCTGCTGGCCGACGGCATGGCCAGCCTGGAAGAACACTGCGCCCGTGGCATGCAGGCCAACCGCACACGCATCAAGGAATTACTCGACAATTCCCTGATGCTGGTGACCGCGCTCAACCCCTACATAGGCTATGACCGCGCTGCCGCCATTGCCAAGCATGCCCACGCCAAAGGCACGACACTGCGCGAAGCCGCACTGGCTTTGGGTTATGTGACGGCTGAGGAATTTGATGGCTGGGTCAGGCCTGAGGATATGGTGTAA
- a CDS encoding putative quinol monooxygenase, with amino-acid sequence MSEQLKLVILIQTKPGQAAEQIATFTRLAPLVRAEAGCLQYEMHPVAGDENKFVLIETWTSQAALDAHDAMPYMIEADANSPSFRAGPATVLFLGPVIA; translated from the coding sequence ATGTCCGAACAACTTAAACTCGTCATACTGATACAGACCAAACCTGGCCAGGCTGCCGAACAGATCGCCACCTTCACCAGACTCGCACCGCTGGTGCGTGCCGAAGCAGGCTGCCTGCAATATGAAATGCATCCTGTTGCCGGCGATGAAAACAAATTCGTCCTCATAGAAACCTGGACATCCCAGGCAGCGCTGGATGCACATGACGCCATGCCTTATATGATAGAGGCCGATGCCAACAGCCCCAGCTTTCGCGCCGGGCCAGCAACCGTGCTGTTTTTAGGGCCTGTCATCGCGTAG
- a CDS encoding alkaline phosphatase family protein — protein MMKPSCKKILSYGLLSLTIAGCSSTQRQHASNTDDNYHPVILVSIDGFKPDYLTRGVTPTLNALAADGVRTEAMRPSFPSITFPNHYTLVTGLRPDHHGIVGNTMEDSKIPGVRFKLSNKEAVLDRRWWDGAEPVWVTAEKNKVKTGIMFWPGSEAAIQGVRPSEYRTFDDKLPPATRVDTMLSWLDKPVADRPGFLTVYFDQVDHAGHDFGPDTKEVTDAAAGVDAAIAHMMKGLRARSIKANVVIVSDHGMAATSPERTILLDQLADPASYEVVNYGSYAGVNPKPGQEEVVAKALLKKHEHMQCWKKENIPERFHFGQNARVQRFVCSADVGWLVVPDAKAATKANRGSHGYDNLSKEMQALFIANGPAFKKATVLPPFDNVNVYPLLMKLIKLPALASDGNIDATQAALTD, from the coding sequence ATGATGAAACCATCTTGCAAAAAAATCCTCAGCTACGGCTTGCTGAGTCTGACCATCGCTGGCTGCTCTTCCACGCAGCGGCAACATGCCAGCAATACCGACGACAACTACCATCCCGTCATCCTGGTATCGATAGATGGTTTCAAACCTGACTACCTGACACGCGGTGTGACCCCCACGCTGAACGCGCTGGCAGCAGATGGTGTGCGTACCGAGGCCATGCGCCCTTCTTTCCCGTCGATCACCTTCCCGAATCATTACACCCTGGTCACTGGCCTGCGCCCTGACCATCACGGCATCGTCGGTAACACCATGGAAGACAGCAAGATACCCGGCGTACGCTTCAAGCTCAGCAATAAAGAAGCCGTGCTTGACAGGCGTTGGTGGGACGGGGCTGAACCAGTCTGGGTCACTGCAGAAAAGAACAAGGTAAAAACCGGCATCATGTTCTGGCCCGGTTCTGAGGCCGCCATACAAGGCGTGCGCCCCAGTGAATACCGTACTTTTGATGACAAGCTGCCTCCTGCTACACGGGTTGATACCATGCTAAGCTGGCTCGACAAACCTGTGGCAGACCGCCCCGGATTTTTGACCGTGTATTTCGACCAGGTCGATCACGCAGGCCATGATTTTGGCCCGGATACCAAAGAAGTGACGGACGCTGCCGCCGGTGTGGATGCGGCCATTGCCCACATGATGAAAGGCCTGCGCGCCCGCAGCATCAAAGCCAATGTCGTCATCGTCTCTGACCACGGCATGGCCGCAACCAGCCCTGAACGCACCATATTGCTGGATCAGCTTGCTGACCCGGCCAGCTATGAAGTCGTCAATTATGGCAGCTATGCAGGTGTCAATCCCAAGCCCGGGCAGGAAGAAGTCGTGGCAAAAGCGCTGCTGAAAAAACATGAACACATGCAGTGCTGGAAAAAAGAAAACATTCCGGAACGCTTTCACTTCGGCCAAAACGCCCGCGTACAACGCTTTGTCTGCTCAGCCGATGTAGGCTGGCTGGTGGTGCCAGATGCCAAGGCAGCCACCAAGGCCAACCGGGGCTCACACGGCTACGACAACCTCAGCAAGGAAATGCAGGCCCTGTTCATCGCAAACGGCCCGGCCTTCAAAAAAGCCACCGTGTTGCCACCGTTTGACAATGTCAATGTGTACCCGCTGCTGATGAAGCTCATCAAGCTGCCTGCACTGGCGTCCGATGGAAATATCGACGCGACCCAGGCGGCCTTGACGGATTGA
- a CDS encoding TonB-dependent siderophore receptor codes for MTNKLKVLPQAIATLIAAGAFSASLTGVAFAQEAEPKASPVNRVEITGSYIRRADAETPSPVQVINAADLKNSGYTSVSEVLQHITANGAGTLSQTFSGGFAAGGSGISLRGLNNNATLVLIDGHRMAGYPLADDGSRSFVDISNIPFDAVERIEILKDGASAVYGSDAMAGVVNVILKKNLVGTTLSAETGTTSQGGGSTTHATFSHGIGKLDQDGFNSYISVEYRKQDPIYYTQRRDAGLWQALDMSAYGGTNKALGVLTPQSTAPTVLSPYLLNPNVKRIAGADNSAAFAFFPGTVCGSYSQLASGGCAYEDPFKQIQPKTENINILGSYTRNLGKDWKVNIKASLFESKVTLPQGFSNFPSSYPTQLEMVSGVAPHYIAGTAIPSIRVPADYPGNPFGVPAIVRGPIPGAPARNITTDSKAYRLVADLSGTLGAWDIDASLGYTRNNLNRVSTGNVNVPAMNAALSRSSNPYSVTGTNSAADMANIFRTVSSFDTSELSFGELRAARALTKLDGGDLMVSVGLQSFHTKLSAPSMPQADGLTNGAYAFGSETATSAYAEFIAPVLKGLEIDGAVRFDHYGLAGNSSTPKLAFKWTPSNAFALRGTVAKGFRAPGPAENGNSASSGGVGNANDPVLCPGGYLANGMYPKGTVVASCNESLIGLTTTNPALKPEKSTSATLGVILEPVKGWSTAIDLYQITVKDQIIGGPLSGTPVRNSPELSDCADGNGGTTSCTPPVGRIAYYPATPVNANSTRTRGIEFDTRYTFKLGEYGSLKAEFQYTHAFSYAMTIDGKTYELAGTHGPAGIGADTANPKDRAQLDLTWNMGQLEVATSLHWISGYDLTDPTLGQTTCSEGGKMNGVFPEGNTPARFCRVSPFLETDLSLNYKMGKQWTLHASVSNLFNQAPPVDVSTYGSGRPYNLSLHSAGAVGRFINIGAIYKF; via the coding sequence ATGACGAACAAATTGAAGGTATTACCCCAGGCAATTGCCACTCTCATCGCAGCCGGAGCATTTTCCGCTTCGCTCACCGGCGTCGCATTTGCACAAGAAGCTGAACCCAAGGCAAGCCCTGTAAATCGCGTCGAGATCACCGGCTCTTACATCCGCCGCGCTGACGCTGAGACGCCCAGCCCGGTACAGGTGATTAATGCAGCCGACCTGAAAAACTCAGGCTACACCTCGGTGTCAGAGGTATTACAGCATATAACAGCCAACGGGGCAGGGACGCTAAGCCAAACATTTTCGGGCGGGTTTGCGGCTGGCGGCAGCGGCATTTCGCTGCGTGGTTTGAACAACAATGCTACCCTGGTGCTGATAGACGGTCACCGCATGGCGGGCTACCCGCTGGCCGATGATGGCTCGCGCTCGTTTGTCGACATTTCGAATATTCCTTTTGATGCTGTGGAGAGAATTGAAATCCTCAAGGATGGTGCCTCAGCGGTCTATGGCTCCGACGCCATGGCCGGCGTGGTCAACGTGATTCTGAAAAAGAACCTGGTCGGCACCACGCTGTCAGCCGAAACGGGTACTACCAGCCAGGGAGGCGGCAGCACAACTCATGCGACGTTTAGCCACGGCATCGGCAAACTTGACCAGGACGGTTTTAATTCCTATATCAGCGTGGAATATCGCAAGCAGGATCCGATTTACTATACCCAGCGCCGTGACGCGGGGCTGTGGCAGGCCCTGGATATGTCGGCCTATGGTGGCACGAACAAGGCGCTGGGCGTGTTGACCCCGCAATCAACTGCGCCCACGGTGCTGTCGCCTTATCTGTTGAATCCGAATGTGAAGCGGATAGCGGGCGCTGACAATAGCGCTGCTTTCGCCTTCTTCCCCGGTACGGTTTGTGGCAGCTACTCCCAACTGGCATCCGGTGGGTGCGCCTATGAAGATCCGTTCAAACAGATCCAGCCGAAGACAGAAAACATCAATATCCTGGGCAGTTATACCAGGAACCTGGGCAAGGACTGGAAAGTGAATATCAAGGCATCCCTGTTCGAGAGCAAGGTTACCCTGCCACAGGGTTTCAGCAACTTCCCTTCATCCTATCCCACTCAACTGGAAATGGTGTCCGGCGTGGCACCTCACTATATCGCTGGCACAGCCATTCCCTCCATCCGCGTTCCTGCCGACTATCCGGGAAATCCCTTTGGCGTGCCTGCCATCGTGCGTGGCCCCATCCCGGGTGCTCCGGCACGTAACATCACTACCGACTCCAAGGCCTACCGGCTGGTGGCTGATCTTAGCGGCACTCTGGGTGCGTGGGACATCGACGCCTCGCTTGGTTATACCCGTAACAATCTGAACCGGGTAAGCACGGGCAACGTGAATGTGCCGGCGATGAATGCTGCCTTGAGTCGCAGTAGCAATCCGTATTCGGTGACGGGAACAAATAGCGCGGCCGACATGGCAAACATCTTCAGGACAGTTTCCTCGTTCGACACCTCAGAGCTCAGCTTTGGCGAGCTGCGTGCCGCGCGTGCGCTGACAAAACTTGACGGTGGCGATCTGATGGTAAGTGTGGGCCTGCAGTCTTTCCATACCAAGTTGTCGGCACCTTCGATGCCGCAAGCAGATGGGCTGACCAATGGCGCGTATGCCTTTGGTTCTGAGACGGCTACGTCTGCCTATGCGGAATTTATCGCACCGGTGTTGAAGGGTCTGGAAATCGATGGCGCAGTCCGTTTTGATCATTATGGCCTGGCCGGCAATTCGAGCACGCCCAAGCTGGCGTTCAAATGGACGCCGAGCAATGCATTTGCGCTGCGCGGCACAGTGGCTAAAGGATTCCGAGCGCCAGGCCCGGCCGAGAACGGTAATTCGGCAAGCAGCGGCGGGGTCGGTAATGCGAACGATCCGGTGCTGTGCCCAGGCGGCTATCTGGCCAATGGCATGTATCCTAAAGGCACTGTCGTCGCCTCTTGCAACGAGTCGCTGATCGGTTTGACCACGACCAATCCGGCGTTGAAGCCTGAAAAATCGACATCGGCCACCCTGGGCGTGATACTGGAACCCGTCAAAGGCTGGAGTACGGCAATTGATCTTTACCAGATCACCGTCAAGGATCAGATTATTGGTGGCCCACTCTCTGGCACACCGGTGCGCAATTCCCCTGAACTCAGCGACTGCGCTGACGGTAATGGCGGCACCACTTCGTGTACGCCCCCTGTGGGCCGGATCGCCTACTATCCGGCTACCCCGGTCAATGCCAACAGCACGCGCACCCGCGGCATAGAGTTCGACACCCGCTACACCTTCAAGCTGGGTGAATATGGCAGTCTGAAGGCCGAGTTTCAATATACGCACGCCTTCAGCTATGCCATGACTATCGACGGTAAGACTTATGAACTGGCAGGCACGCACGGACCAGCCGGTATTGGTGCCGATACCGCCAATCCAAAAGACCGGGCGCAGCTGGACCTGACATGGAATATGGGCCAGCTGGAAGTCGCCACCAGCCTGCACTGGATATCTGGCTACGACCTGACTGATCCTACCCTGGGACAGACCACATGTAGTGAGGGTGGCAAAATGAATGGCGTATTCCCTGAAGGAAATACACCTGCACGTTTCTGCCGGGTCTCACCCTTCCTGGAAACTGATTTGTCGCTTAACTACAAGATGGGCAAGCAATGGACCTTGCATGCATCGGTCTCCAATCTGTTCAATCAGGCACCACCGGTTGACGTCAGCACCTATGGCAGCGGGCGCCCATACAATCTGTCTTTGCACTCGGCGGGTGCGGTTGGGCGTTTCATCAATATCGGTGCGATCTACAAGTTCTGA
- a CDS encoding ferritin-like protein — MIRLQLSPITSVAQAQAMLETAINVEFGTLPPYLYAQLTILPGSNAPAAGRLRSITHQEMIHLCLAANILNALGGSPKLQPPKYPGPLPGDIGHDGKVLTLHILPFGKPAMQQGMNIEMPVDPIDFPQLKLAASPTKAVTIGQFYEALDAYLKTLPATAWQANRNQIDDKQFFPGQLFAVNNYADAHKAIQIIVSEGEGASTSPLDFSNELAHFYRFEEIYRNQVLTASDSPQGFSWGGPLGVDYAKVFPAIADPQLHDFSKEPAAARSAQDACTKAYSAMVDALNLALNGDAAQLGIAVRKMFDLRMAAIEALHTPLNDKHKVAGPAFIYKKT, encoded by the coding sequence ATGATACGCTTACAACTATCCCCGATCACCAGTGTGGCGCAGGCGCAGGCCATGCTGGAGACTGCCATCAATGTGGAGTTTGGCACCCTGCCGCCCTACCTGTATGCGCAACTGACGATACTGCCGGGCAGCAATGCACCCGCTGCCGGACGCCTGCGCTCCATCACGCACCAGGAGATGATCCATCTGTGTCTGGCAGCGAATATCCTCAACGCCCTCGGTGGCAGCCCCAAGCTGCAGCCACCCAAATACCCCGGCCCATTGCCCGGTGACATAGGCCACGACGGCAAGGTGCTTACCCTGCACATACTGCCGTTTGGCAAACCCGCGATGCAGCAAGGCATGAATATAGAAATGCCGGTAGACCCTATCGATTTCCCGCAACTGAAGCTGGCAGCATCGCCGACCAAGGCGGTCACCATAGGCCAGTTTTATGAAGCACTGGATGCCTACTTGAAAACCCTGCCCGCCACGGCCTGGCAGGCCAACCGCAACCAGATCGACGACAAGCAATTCTTCCCGGGCCAGTTGTTTGCTGTGAATAACTATGCAGATGCCCACAAGGCCATACAGATTATCGTCTCTGAAGGTGAAGGTGCCAGCACCAGCCCGCTGGACTTCAGTAATGAACTCGCGCACTTCTACCGCTTTGAAGAAATCTACCGCAACCAGGTACTGACGGCCAGTGATTCGCCGCAAGGTTTTTCCTGGGGCGGGCCACTGGGTGTGGATTATGCCAAGGTCTTTCCAGCGATTGCGGACCCGCAACTGCATGATTTTTCCAAGGAACCAGCGGCAGCCAGGTCAGCTCAGGATGCCTGCACCAAGGCCTATAGCGCCATGGTCGATGCACTGAACCTGGCCCTGAATGGCGATGCGGCACAACTCGGCATTGCGGTGCGCAAGATGTTTGACCTGCGCATGGCTGCCATCGAAGCCTTGCATACGCCCCTGAACGACAAGCACAAAGTCGCCGGGCCAGCCTTCATCTACAAAAAAACCTGA
- a CDS encoding DUF3060 domain-containing protein, translated as MTIQKHILAVLLLAGSTCVVHAGDVSVNMPGISVKAQDNGGKANVQMPGVSVNAVQGNGNGNGNGAGKQAGRADGGRIMGNDMSKSTQCNGQPVSIQGNGNQISLSGVCPQVSVNGNENQITIEQLGKVQVVGNDNQVRWAQALNGAKPQVQSSGNDNQISKQ; from the coding sequence ATGACTATCCAAAAACATATATTGGCAGTTTTATTATTGGCAGGCAGCACATGTGTTGTCCATGCAGGCGATGTGTCGGTCAATATGCCGGGCATCAGCGTCAAGGCGCAGGACAATGGGGGCAAGGCGAATGTGCAGATGCCTGGTGTGAGTGTGAATGCAGTGCAAGGCAACGGTAATGGCAACGGCAATGGCGCTGGCAAGCAGGCTGGACGCGCTGATGGCGGACGCATCATGGGCAATGACATGAGCAAATCTACGCAATGCAATGGCCAGCCTGTGAGCATACAGGGCAATGGCAACCAGATCAGCCTCAGCGGGGTTTGTCCCCAGGTCAGTGTGAACGGGAATGAAAACCAGATCACGATAGAACAACTGGGCAAGGTGCAGGTGGTGGGTAACGATAACCAGGTCAGGTGGGCGCAGGCATTGAATGGGGCTAAGCCGCAGGTGCAGAGCTCGGGTAATGATAACCAGATCAGCAAGCAGTAA
- a CDS encoding GNAT family N-acetyltransferase codes for MNIQIRPAQPEDAALIHAYITELAIYERAEHEVIASVDDVRHSLFAADSPARGLICSINDVPVGYAVYFLSYSTWLGRKGMYLEDLYISPGQRGSGAGKALLRHLAQVAVESGCGRLEWSVLDWNEPAIQFYLSIGAQPQDEWVRYRLAGEGLRAFAAGDKALAAA; via the coding sequence ATGAATATACAAATACGTCCAGCCCAACCTGAAGATGCCGCCCTGATCCATGCCTATATCACCGAGCTGGCGATTTATGAGAGAGCCGAGCATGAAGTCATTGCCAGTGTCGATGATGTCAGGCACAGCCTGTTTGCGGCTGACAGCCCGGCGCGTGGCCTGATATGCAGCATCAACGATGTGCCGGTTGGCTATGCGGTTTACTTTCTGAGCTATTCGACCTGGTTGGGGCGCAAGGGCATGTATCTGGAGGACTTGTATATCTCGCCCGGCCAGCGTGGCAGCGGCGCGGGCAAGGCCTTGTTGCGGCATCTGGCCCAGGTGGCCGTCGAGAGTGGCTGTGGCCGTCTTGAATGGAGTGTGCTGGACTGGAATGAACCGGCGATACAGTTTTATTTATCGATAGGTGCGCAGCCGCAGGATGAATGGGTGCGTTATCGCCTTGCTGGTGAGGGCTTGCGAGCCTTTGCGGCAGGTGACAAAGCACTGGCTGCCGCCTGA
- a CDS encoding LysR family transcriptional regulator: MHLDLRKLDLNLLLVFNALYQQRSVTAAAHELALSPSALSHALARLRTALGDELFVRLDNQMQPTLRADQIAEPISTALAQLSAGLSLRLRFDPAISQRNFVISASDYTAFAILPRLINRLQQVAPHITLRIINTSQKIAIAELAAGHIDFALGYDEERSPLPAGLEEFDWLQDDYVAIARQHHPHIKRKLTLKTYLQARHVVVTPWNESRGVIDYVLDGMALQRQVTVQLPNVLVAPFIIASSDLIMTLPRHAAITLAQAAGIAIYPAPFAIPPYTLKVYSHSKYARSDAHLWLRGLMMEVAESAG; this comes from the coding sequence ATGCATCTTGACCTGCGCAAACTCGACCTCAATCTCTTGCTGGTATTTAATGCACTGTACCAGCAACGCTCGGTCACGGCTGCCGCACATGAGCTGGCACTGAGCCCCTCGGCCTTGAGCCATGCACTGGCCAGGCTGCGCACCGCCCTCGGCGATGAATTATTCGTGCGGCTAGACAACCAGATGCAACCAACCTTGCGCGCCGACCAGATCGCGGAACCGATCAGCACGGCGCTGGCGCAATTGTCTGCCGGGCTCAGCCTCAGACTACGTTTTGACCCTGCCATCAGCCAGCGCAACTTTGTCATCTCTGCCAGTGACTACACTGCCTTTGCGATACTGCCACGCCTCATCAACAGGCTGCAACAGGTCGCACCACACATCACCCTGCGCATCATCAACACCAGCCAGAAAATCGCGATCGCAGAACTGGCCGCAGGCCATATCGACTTCGCCCTGGGCTACGATGAAGAACGCAGCCCATTACCCGCAGGCTTGGAAGAATTTGACTGGCTGCAAGACGACTACGTCGCCATCGCCCGCCAACACCACCCGCACATCAAACGCAAACTCACATTGAAAACCTATCTGCAAGCTCGCCATGTCGTCGTCACCCCGTGGAATGAAAGCCGCGGCGTCATCGACTATGTACTCGACGGCATGGCACTGCAAAGACAGGTCACCGTCCAGCTCCCCAATGTCCTGGTCGCCCCCTTCATCATCGCCAGCAGCGACCTCATCATGACCCTGCCCCGCCACGCCGCCATCACACTGGCACAAGCCGCAGGCATTGCCATCTACCCAGCCCCGTTTGCGATACCGCCCTATACTTTGAAAGTCTATAGCCACAGCAAATATGCGCGTAGCGATGCGCATTTGTGGTTGAGAGGATTGATGATGGAAGTGGCAGAGAGTGCCGGGTAG
- a CDS encoding DUF4279 domain-containing protein, giving the protein MMTKKQREFALSLRMTHPEMDLQAFCDLIELIPWKCNLAGEVRQSPDGRLLGGVHKRSFCTCSFEFDEDVSLEAAIDETLDLLELKRRQIAEMTSSGGEMHFFIGWFFEGTAGMVLDWKTLRRMSDLEISFQLDAYGAYL; this is encoded by the coding sequence ATGATGACGAAGAAGCAACGAGAATTTGCACTATCTTTAAGGATGACGCATCCAGAAATGGATTTACAGGCATTTTGCGATTTGATCGAGCTGATACCATGGAAATGCAATTTGGCCGGGGAAGTGAGACAGTCTCCAGACGGCAGGCTATTGGGCGGGGTACATAAACGATCCTTTTGTACTTGCAGTTTTGAGTTTGATGAAGACGTTTCTTTGGAAGCTGCCATCGATGAAACGCTTGACCTGCTGGAGTTGAAAAGAAGACAGATCGCTGAGATGACCTCGTCAGGTGGTGAAATGCATTTTTTTATAGGATGGTTTTTTGAGGGAACTGCGGGCATGGTACTCGACTGGAAAACCTTGCGCAGGATGTCTGATTTGGAGATTTCTTTTCAACTGGATGCCTATGGGGCATATTTGTGA
- the aroQ gene encoding gamma subclass chorismate mutase AroQ: protein MTDHSFSTLAQRPAQKAFLPWLLYVAYVTLACAAMSLSHSAQAQNASDPRLVRLMGLMQQRLNLAQDVAMYKWNAKAAIDDPVREQQILDALAQQAAQYGLAPKQVHDFFTAQIVAGKMIQKALFAEWVSKTQAPFDNPPDLKTAIRPALDKLTPQLLTALAEAQPALQAKDWQQAVKLVAADAGVRAGVLQTVPGYAAAWEYALGDLAGR, encoded by the coding sequence ATGACAGATCATTCTTTTTCCACTTTAGCACAGCGCCCTGCGCAAAAAGCATTTTTGCCATGGCTGCTTTATGTGGCTTATGTGACCCTCGCATGCGCTGCAATGTCGCTGTCACATTCTGCACAGGCCCAGAATGCCAGCGACCCGCGTCTCGTGCGTTTGATGGGCCTCATGCAGCAACGCCTGAATCTCGCGCAAGATGTCGCCATGTACAAGTGGAACGCCAAAGCAGCGATTGACGACCCCGTGCGTGAGCAGCAAATACTGGATGCACTGGCGCAGCAGGCGGCTCAATATGGCCTGGCACCCAAACAGGTACATGACTTTTTTACTGCACAGATAGTGGCTGGCAAGATGATACAGAAAGCCTTGTTTGCAGAATGGGTGAGCAAAACACAGGCCCCGTTTGACAATCCGCCTGACCTGAAGACAGCAATCCGCCCTGCACTCGACAAACTGACGCCACAGCTATTGACCGCGCTGGCCGAAGCGCAACCTGCCTTGCAGGCTAAAGACTGGCAGCAGGCAGTGAAGCTGGTAGCGGCAGATGCCGGCGTGCGTGCAGGTGTATTGCAAACTGTGCCTGGCTATGCAGCGGCATGGGAGTATGCGCTTGGGGATTTGGCTGGCAGGTAA
- a CDS encoding transporter substrate-binding domain-containing protein: MKVKIAYIEEAPFYWTREDGSVTGADIELAETVLRAIGVTDIEYQLRLFAELIPGLQAARWDMNVPLFVTAERAERVNFSLPVWSLGDGFIVQRGNPKALTSYEAVAAQSDARLGIIPGQVQYDSAKSAGVSDSQIVMFNNQPEAVAALLTGKIDAFAATATGNRIIARDHKELQAVAHDLGKQDKAPVGAFSFNKNNLVLLQAVNEQLRHYLGSQQDLARVEKYGLV; the protein is encoded by the coding sequence ATGAAAGTAAAAATCGCCTACATAGAAGAAGCCCCCTTCTACTGGACACGCGAAGACGGCAGTGTAACTGGTGCAGACATAGAATTGGCGGAGACAGTGTTGCGCGCAATCGGTGTCACGGACATAGAATATCAACTACGGCTTTTTGCGGAACTGATACCCGGCCTGCAGGCTGCCCGCTGGGACATGAATGTACCGCTTTTCGTAACGGCGGAACGTGCAGAGCGGGTTAACTTCAGCCTGCCGGTATGGTCACTCGGCGATGGCTTCATCGTGCAGCGTGGCAACCCCAAAGCGCTGACTAGCTATGAAGCAGTAGCGGCACAAAGCGATGCGCGACTGGGCATCATCCCTGGGCAGGTGCAATATGACTCGGCAAAATCGGCAGGCGTCAGCGACAGCCAGATCGTGATGTTCAACAACCAGCCCGAAGCCGTGGCCGCCCTGCTGACAGGCAAGATAGACGCCTTTGCGGCGACAGCGACAGGCAACCGCATCATCGCGAGAGACCATAAGGAACTGCAGGCAGTTGCCCACGACTTGGGCAAGCAAGACAAAGCGCCTGTTGGCGCATTCTCGTTCAACAAAAATAATCTGGTGCTCTTGCAGGCAGTGAATGAACAACTGCGTCATTATCTGGGTTCACAGCAAGATCTGGCGCGTGTGGAAAAATATGGTCTGGTGTAA